The following DNA comes from Legionella sp. PATHC032.
ATATTTCGGCACTTTAATCTCCTTTTTGTTCGCGAAATCAAGAGGTTAGTTTATACTAACTTGATTAAAGTGCCCCTTTTGTTGGGGTAGAGCCTATCCCAAAATGTACCCAAAAATCGTTGGAAAGTACCCAATTTGTGCCCAAAAATTCTGGACAATAAATAGACAAAAACCATCCCCCCAGCTTCAGCATTAAGGAATAAATAAATGATGCAAAAAACAATGACAATACTAACAGAACTAAAACTAGTAGGAATAACCACCAGAACCAATAACACCCAAATATTTGAAACAGATCCTTCGACTAATAAAATAGCAGCTACAGTTCAGAAGTATTTTCATAATGGATTGGTCGAGAAGATCAATGACAGAAAAAATCCTGGAACAACCTTCTGCGTTTATACCAATTACGAAAGCGATGTGAAGGGTGATTACACGTATTTTATTGGTGAGGAGGTGACTTCTTTTGAAGATGTAAGTAAAGAATTTGAGACACTTACAATACCTGTTCAAAATTACGCAAAATTCACGAATCAGTCAGGGCCAATGCCCACTGTGTGCATCGATATGTGGCAAAATATATGGAAAATGAATGCGTTTGATTTAGGTGGCGAAAGAGCTTATATTGCGGACTTTGAAGTTTATGATGAACGCAGTAGTGATCATAACAATGTGACACTCGATATTTATATTGGCATTAGAAAATGAACATTGAGCACTCATGCACGCCCGGAACCGCAGACATCGATTTTATAACCAAGAAAATTAATCAAGAAATACCAAATTTTGGATCTGCACATTCCTTTGCTTTTTTGTACGAGATGAGAAAGGTCAAATCATAGAGGGTTGCACTGGTAGTATTATCTTTGGCAGTATTTATACCGATCAATTATGGGTACATCCTGAGCATCGCGGTAAAGGTTTAGGACATAAATTGATGGCACAAGTCCATGATTATGGCCGCGAGAATGAGTGTACCATGGCAACAGTTGCCATAATGAGCTTTCAGGGAGCTAAAGCATTCTATGAAAAATTGGGATATGTTGTGGATTTTGAGAGAGCAGGCTATACGCAAAATTCCATCTGTATCTTTTTAAAGCGGAGCTTATAATGTTTAAAGCCGATTGGGAAAAAACAAGTGTCACCTGCCAACTACCAGAGGGTATGGTTGAGAAAATGGTGCGGTTTGTCTATCCTGATAAAAGACTCATTTCTCATGAATTGATTGCTGGTGGATGCGCTAACCTCAACATTAAAATGCTGCTGGAAGATGAAAAACATCCTTTAATTTTGCGTGTTTATTTGCGCGACAAAGAGTCTGCTTACCGCGAACAAAAACTGGCAGCATTATTAAAACAAACTGTTCCGGTGCCGTTGACGTATTATATCGGCGAACTGGAGGATTATCCTTTTGCTATTACAGAATTTATGCCAGGCATGTCGCTTCGAGATCTGTTACTGAGTGATGCTCCACATGATCTCAGCGCAATTATGCATGAGCTAGGCACGATTCTTTCAAAAATTGCAGCGCATGAATTTTCAAGGTCAGGCTTTTTTGATCAAGAGCTTGATGTAATCCCTTATGAATCTTCTGATGTCATAAAGTTTGCACAAGATTGCTTGGGTCATAAGACGGTATTAGCTGTATTAAGGCATGAGATGATTTCAAAAATCAGCGATGTTTTGGAGCAATATGGACACTTGTTTCCCGATGAAAATGAAAAGCACCTCGTCCATGGCGATTTTGATCCTGCTAATATTTTAATGGAAAAAGTGAATGGTACTTGGAGTGTGACCGGTATTTTAGACTGGGAGTTTGCTTTTTCTGGATCTGTCTTATGGGACGCAGCTAACATGCTTAGATACGCGCATAAAATGCCACCTGAGTTTGAGAGTTCATTCATAGAGGCGCTGAAAAAAAGCGGCATTAAATTACAGGACACCTGGCGTACGACTATACATTTATTGAACTTATCGTCTTTACTTGATTGCCTTAAGAGAGCAGACTTTCAATATCACCCCAATCAATGTGCAGATATTCTTGAATTAATTGAACATATTTTATCAGAGTTAAATTTCATGAAAAAAATAGATCGTATTGAAGTCGTGCCCTATGATCCTAATTGGCCAAATATTTTTGAAACTGAGGCAACCAAAATTAAACAAGCACTGGGTAATAACTGCATTGCTATTCACCATGTTGGTTCAACATCAGTGCCAGGATTGGCCGCAAAACCGATTATAGATATAGTTCCGGTTGTTCAGAATATTATAGCTGTAGATCAAAACACAAATGTGATGGAAGCTCTTGGTTATGAAGCAAAAGGCGAATATGGAATGCTTTTTCGCAGATATTTTCAAAAAAAGGGATTCAATGTCCACATATTTGAACAAAACAGCGCTGAGATTGATGGACACTTACTATTTCGCAATTGGATGCGGAGGCATGCAGATGACAGGGAACACTATGCAAAGCTAAAGCAAGATTTAGCCTCGCGTTATCCAAATGATATTTACCAGTATGTTTTCGGTAAAGATGCATTTGTAAAGAATATCCATTCTAAAACAGGATTTAATGGCTTGCGTGTTGTAAAAGCACTCACACCACGAGAATGGGCTGCCGCCAAGCATTTTCGCGATACTTATTTCTTTGGCCCGTATGGCATAGATGATCCATACACATGGACGTTTGATCACTGCGAACATGTCCATCTAATTTTATATCAAGGTACAGAAATTATTGGTTACGCCCATATTCAATTTTGGTCTGATAGACGAGCTGCGATACGGATTATTGCTATTGATGAAGGTAAGCGTAGCAAGAATGCTGGAAGTACATTTTTGGTCTTAATTGAAAAGTGGCTGAAAAGTTTAGGTGTTAAAAGTATTCATGCTGAATCTAGGCAAAGCAGTTTAAAGTTTTATCTCAAAAATAGTTACGCAGATATGCCATTTGATGATCCTGAGGGCCATGAATCTGATCCAAACGATGTGCCTGTAGGTAAGGTATTATGAATAATAAAATTCAAATACGGCGTTATCAAGAGGGTGATGCAAAATTTTTACATGTACACGGTGTACAGGGTCAGATCTTGCCCTTTGCCTTTATCCATAAAAGACGGCGAGTTTGGGATTAATTCTTGGTAATTATTTCCCGATGTATTAATTTTCTTTCAAAAGGAATTAAGTAAGCCCAGGATTAGCGATGGTAAGACCTTTGCGTATTGAGTTTAATGGTGGGCTTTATCACATCACCAGTCGAGGTAATAGAAAAGAAGCGATCTATTTATCAGATGAGGACAGAGAGAACTTTTTATCTATTTTGGGTGATGCTTGTTTAAAATGCCAGTAGCTATGCCATTCGTATTGTCTGATGACAAATCATTACCATTTACTCATTGAAACACCGCTTGGTAATCTATCAAAAGGTATGCGCTATCTAAACGGGGTATACACTCAGAAATTTAATAAATCTCACAAGCGGATTGGGCACGTCCTGCAAGGTCGTTATAAATCTATATTGGTTGAGAAAGACAGCTATCTATTGGAATTGTCGCGTTACATCGTATTAAATCCTGTTAGGGCAGGCATGGTTAAAAAGGCAGATGAGTGGCCTTGGAGTAGTTATTTAGCAACAAGCGGTAGAGTACTGGTTCCATCATGGCTGACAGTTGACTGGCTTTTGTCATCATTTGGTTCTATAAAATCGGCAGCACTAATAAAATATGAACAATTCGTTGATGCTGGCTTAAGTAAGAAAAGTCCGTGGATTGATCTAAAGCATCAAATATATCTTGGTTCGGATGAGTTTATTTCCAGAGTAGTGAGCTATGTTGACCCTAAAGCTGATTTAACAGATATTTCCAGGGCTCATGTGCCTGATTTGGTTAAAGGCTTTACAATTGAAGAATATGAACGAATGTCAGACAATCGAGATGAGGCAATATATAGTTCATATAAAAGTGGATTGTATTCTATGAAGGAAATTGGAAAATATTTTGGGCTTCATTACTCAAGAATTAGCAGAATTATAAAACAACATTATGTGCAAGAGGCAAAGGGCAAGATTTGACCCTCTCTTCTGGGTGCCTCTGCTATATCACAGCTTAGTAATACACTACCGCATGCGGTGTTAATAATTTCTTGGTAAAATTTTTTGCGTTCATTAGCATCAAGGAAATTTAAATGAATATAATTTAATCTATGCAGTTTAATATTAATTATTCTGTATAGAAGTTAATTTTTGTTCGAGTAATTCAATCCGATCACTAGCAAGACTACCGTATTGAGAAAAATGGCCAGGAATGGCGCCTTTAAATGATGGGGAGGTCATGATCTCTCGTAGAGATTTAATCAAGTATTCTTTCAGGGTTGAATCAGAGCTTTTAATTTCATCTACCATTTCAACGCGTCCATCCAGCACTGATACAATATCTTCAAAATCATGGCTGGCGTAAAAATCCATTTTGCCTCTTGTTTTAAAGGCTTCAAATTTGGTGGCTAAAAAGTAAGGGGCTGTAACAACCCGAATTTCAAGATTGTCATTCAATGGATAGAGGTTTGAGAACTCAATTGCTTGTTTATACCAACGATTTCCAAACCCTAAAATTGTTTCATCAGTAGGCATTACATCAAGAATGACATCATCATAAAACCAGCGACAAATGACATTTTCCGTTATGGATTTCTTGAAGCCTTGTTTGTTAAGTTTCTTTTCTAACTGGTAATATTGATTTCTGGAAATAACATCCACAATACAATCAACATCAAGTGTATAGCGCACGTCTGGCACCAGAGGATCCGATATGAATAAGCCCGTGGTACATCCTCCCAAGAAAACAACATCGTTTCGAATATCACCTAACTTTGTTGCGACAAACTCTAACATTCTTAGATTCGCCAATTTCACATTATTATCTGGCATGATTTAATTTTTCCTTCAAAAGTGCTGCTGCAAGGTTGCGTTCACGTGGGCGTCCTGAGCGCATGACATCAATTAAGACAAGTAATTCATGAAAAGCAGAATCGGGGTTTTCTCGTAAAGCTCTTGATAAATTGGGATGAATAGGTAATAACGCAACACCTCGCTCCTCTCCCATTGCATCAGGCCAAACAGGAATAGGGTCATTACCCAATGCAATTTTATCGCGAAACATGGGGGCGGCAATTGCTGCGGGAGTACCTCGAGTATATTCACCTAGTTTTACTGGAAAGAGGAATTTGATTGAGTGTATTAAAAACTCTTCTGCTGCATGAACATTAGGGAAAAGTTTTCCCTGTTTGTCTTTCCTCAATAACCCTGCTTCTTCTAGTCGCTTTATGCCTGCATTAACTTCAGCCAAGCTAATACCTAATGTTGCAGATAATTGTCGCTGAGATAGGTCACTACCGATATTTGCCAATAGTTTTATTAATACAACGCAATCCTGTGACTTTAACATGGTATTATTCTCTAAATGATATAAATAAAGTATATCATATGCGTTCGCTGTTCGCGAACAGAAGAACAGATGTTGGCGGGATTCGGTTCAGTTCCAAGGGTAACACTTGATAAGAGGGGGCTTTTTCAAAAACTACATTAAAATAATTATTTATTATCAATCAATTAGATAGTCAATATTATGGTCGCCACCAAATTAACAAAATTATAAAACAACATTATATGCAAGAGGCAAAGGGTAAGATTTGACTCTCTTTTCTCTCTTATTCTAAAATTAGACCTTAAAGAAAATAATTCAATAGTCAAAAGACTCGCCTCCTTTATTTTTTCTCTTTGTTTTCCAACTTATGACCATCTAGATGTAGTTCATTATGTTCATTGCCTTGTTTTGAAATTAGAATTATTTAAAAAATAGCCCCGCCTTCACTCTAGCTCTTAGACGAGGGCAAATTTTTATTACATGGTCACACATCCTGATGGTGAGTCTGTTACCTCTACTTCTGGTTTATTCGGAATATTGACTTTGATGTCTGCTACCGCTTCTATACTTCTTCTTTCATCTAACTCTAGTGAGGATTTTTGTAATAAATAATAGTATTCTTTGCGACCACTCGCATTTTTCTTATGGTAGGCTGCGGCTGACAGATCGCCTATCTCCTCTAACATCGAGGCCGCTACAAATTTTCCATTCACTGCAAAACCGGATTTTTCAACAAATGCAATGACATTTTGAGGTGCTAAAGAAAAACGATAAGTTTCTTTTGAGCGCTGTAATGAAGCCTCTGCAGTAAAATTTTTTGAATTTATTAAAAATGGACATTCAATATACCTTTTCAACTTATTTAATTATTTATCTATTTAAATCTCTATTTTTGATGCTAATTAAAATCGGGCGGATTACTATCGCGGGTACAAGCTGTTTTTAATATTAATGGATTAAACAGGAAAAGCAATTTTTGGCAAGCGTGGGTTAGGTTGAAACGCCCCAACCCACTAATTGGAGCACTAATTCCAAGGGCCATTTGTCCAGTGCATAGTAACATTGTTACCATGTTGATCGTAACTCTCCCTTGCTGAGCGTTCTTCCTGTTTACCAAATAAACTATTAGGGTGTTTGGCTGATGTTGTGCTCGTTAATGGGCGACGACCGTCTTCGGTGTAGCTCAATCTGGGATCTTGATCTTCAGGAGCAACATGTTCATTACTGTTTTTTATAGGTTTCATTATTTATCCTCAGGTTAAAAGTTATTTGGGTGTAAGTTAAAGTCAAAAAGCCCTTAAAATATTGCAAATGAATAAAATATGTCTTAATTGTACTTTAAAAAATCAATTTAACTGTGGTTTAAAAAGGACAATTTACGGTTATAAAGGGACAATGTGAGCTTATCCAAAGAAAAGTAGATTGGAGCAAGGTCCCTATTCGAGACGTGAAAGGCTCTTAAATGAACCTAAAGGGGAGCAAGGGAAGTCCTATTATGGTGAAATCTTTATATGTGTTCAACCATATGGAAAGACGCGTTTGGTGCTGTAGTGCCCCTATGGGCGAACCTCAAGAATAGTCGTTGTATAGGGGAAGCAATTCCAATCCCTTTTTACTCCATTGATGATGATACTGATCTCCGAAATTTGCTCTAAACCTCCTTGGATCTCTGTATTCAAGAAACACACCTTGTTAATGCCATCCATTGTAATGAATAAGTTTGTAGTACCAGGGCTAAAAGCGATATTTGGAGGCCAATAACACCATTCGGGTCAGATCTTGCCTTTTGCTTTTATCCATAAAAGAGAGAGAGTCAGGGATTAATTGTTTTGATTAACGGTATTATTTAATGAGAAAAATATTTGTTTGAACTTTATATAACCTGAACTATGCTACAAATGTAGCAATATAATACTATTGTAGGTGACGTAATGGGGATCCCAATAAGAATTGATGAAAATATTTATAATGAGGCTAAAAAAGTTGCTGCTGCCGAATTTCGCTCTATTCCAAATCAAATAGAATATTGGGCTAAGTTAGGAAAGTGTGCATTGGATAATCCTGATTTACCAATTGAGTTTATAAAAGATGTTTTGCTTTCCAAGCTTCAAGATAAGTCTTTAGCGGAGCCATTTCAATTCGAGAGTGAAGGTGAGTGATATCGAAATACGGCAAATGCCAGCCTTCAAAAAGGTCTATAAGAAATTACCTGCAGCATATAAATCCATAGTGAACGAGGCTGTACGAACAATTATTAATAATCCTAAAATTGGAGAAGAGAAAAAAGAGGATTTAATTGGTGTATATGTTTATAAATTTAAAATTAATCATCAACAATTTCTCTTAGCTTACGAATGGGATCCAGCATTAAGGATTCTATTAGCACTTGATGTACATGAAAACTTCTACCGGGATCTCCGGGATCTAAAGAGAAAGTAGTTTACTATATTTGTTATTGGGCTTATAGAAAGGGATTTAAATGAAGAATAGCTGAAGATTAAGTTAGAATATCAAAGGGTTTATTGCGGGTTTATTTGCTGACAAATCATTATCATTTACTCATTGAAACATCGTTTGGAAAGCTATCAATATGAAGGGAATTGGAAAATATTTTGGGCTTCTCTACCCAAGAATTAGCAGAATTATAAAACAACATTATATACAAGGGCAAAGGGCAGGATTTGACCCTCACTTCTGCTCTTTTCTTTAGGATTGAGTCATGTTACAGAGAGATTAATTAATTGGTGAACTATCCCTTTTACCATAAAAATGGTACAACAAATTAAATTATTCGAGACCAAAAGTTAAATAAATGGGGCATCAATTCATGTTTAATGTTTCTATTAGAAAGGCTACTCCTTTGGATGCTGAGGCGATTGCATCAGTACATGTTCATTCTTGGAAAAAAGCCTACCAACAATTTATTCCAGAAACAGTACTCAATAGTTTATCAATTCCTGAACGCAGCCAACTATGGAATGAACTACTAAATAATGGCGTAACAGTGCTTGTATTGGAAATTGACAATCAAATAATTGGGTTTGCGAGTATTTGTACATTTCGTGATAACATCGAGGATAACTCTAAAGGGGAAATTAGTGCTATTTATATACACCCCAATTTTTGGCATCAAGGATTTGGTAGGCAATTGTCTCTCGCTGCATTAAAAACCCTGAAAGAACTCGGCTATACTGAAGCCTTGCTTTGGGTTTTATCAGATAATAATCAAGCGCGTAGCTTTTATGAAGGTATAGGCTTTGAATTAAATGATAAATCAAAACTTGAGGAGTTTTACGATGGTGGAGCGTTATTAAAGGAAGTGCTGTATAAAATGAAATTATAATCTCAACCGGCCTCTTTTCGCTTTTCGATTTTAATGACTAGACTTTGATCATTTGTTGAGATGCGAGCATAACCGAATTTATTATACCATCCTTAGAGTATGATTTTGTCCGAAAATCCTAAAAGATAGGTCGTTTAGAGACAAAAGGTTTTGAGAGCAGTTTTGAAACACTATTTTTAGGGGCAAAATTAAAAATTACAATAGAGTAGGGAGTGTCCCAAAAACACATATTTTTGGTGTATTTTTTGATTATTTGCGATTATGAACCAAGCATTACATCCAGAATATTCTTACGCAAACATATAAAATAGTCATGCCTATAACTGGAATTATAACAAAGCCAAGGAACAGGTGAATCTGTGTCCTGTTTTCGGATGAGGATCTGTAAAATTTTTTGAATTTATTAAAAATTGACATTCAATATACCCTTTCAACTTATTTGATTATATATCTATTTAAATCTCTACCGGTATGGTTTTCATCATACATGATGCTTCAATTTTTCTTCCTCGCTTTTATCATATCAAATTACAGAATGGAGTCCCGAGTATAAATTCTGAATGGTTTGTAAGATATTTCCATTGTTATAATTATTTGAAAAATAAAAGATATTTATTTTTTGAATATGATATATCAAAATAATTAGTTGGTCAAATATTGTTCATTATGCTCAAATGATACTAGGTTATTGTACTTACAATATCAGGAGATCATCATGCAACAATCTACTTATAGTCAATCAACAAAGTCACCTACGGGAAAAAAAGTTATAATCTGTTTTAACAGAGAGGAAGAGAACGAAATTCAAGCATTTATCAGAAGATTTAGAGTAATTCATGAAGAAAAAGGGTTTGATCCTGATGATCTTGATATTCAGGTAATCTACCCTTGTGATATTGCTTC
Coding sequences within:
- a CDS encoding GyrI-like domain-containing protein, with product MMQKTMTILTELKLVGITTRTNNTQIFETDPSTNKIAATVQKYFHNGLVEKINDRKNPGTTFCVYTNYESDVKGDYTYFIGEEVTSFEDVSKEFETLTIPVQNYAKFTNQSGPMPTVCIDMWQNIWKMNAFDLGGERAYIADFEVYDERSSDHNNVTLDIYIGIRK
- a CDS encoding GNAT family N-acetyltransferase — its product is MFGSIYTDQLWVHPEHRGKGLGHKLMAQVHDYGRENECTMATVAIMSFQGAKAFYEKLGYVVDFERAGYTQNSICIFLKRSL
- a CDS encoding GNAT family N-acetyltransferase, with protein sequence MFKADWEKTSVTCQLPEGMVEKMVRFVYPDKRLISHELIAGGCANLNIKMLLEDEKHPLILRVYLRDKESAYREQKLAALLKQTVPVPLTYYIGELEDYPFAITEFMPGMSLRDLLLSDAPHDLSAIMHELGTILSKIAAHEFSRSGFFDQELDVIPYESSDVIKFAQDCLGHKTVLAVLRHEMISKISDVLEQYGHLFPDENEKHLVHGDFDPANILMEKVNGTWSVTGILDWEFAFSGSVLWDAANMLRYAHKMPPEFESSFIEALKKSGIKLQDTWRTTIHLLNLSSLLDCLKRADFQYHPNQCADILELIEHILSELNFMKKIDRIEVVPYDPNWPNIFETEATKIKQALGNNCIAIHHVGSTSVPGLAAKPIIDIVPVVQNIIAVDQNTNVMEALGYEAKGEYGMLFRRYFQKKGFNVHIFEQNSAEIDGHLLFRNWMRRHADDREHYAKLKQDLASRYPNDIYQYVFGKDAFVKNIHSKTGFNGLRVVKALTPREWAAAKHFRDTYFFGPYGIDDPYTWTFDHCEHVHLILYQGTEIIGYAHIQFWSDRRAAIRIIAIDEGKRSKNAGSTFLVLIEKWLKSLGVKSIHAESRQSSLKFYLKNSYADMPFDDPEGHESDPNDVPVGKVL
- a CDS encoding transposase, coding for MTNHYHLLIETPLGNLSKGMRYLNGVYTQKFNKSHKRIGHVLQGRYKSILVEKDSYLLELSRYIVLNPVRAGMVKKADEWPWSSYLATSGRVLVPSWLTVDWLLSSFGSIKSAALIKYEQFVDAGLSKKSPWIDLKHQIYLGSDEFISRVVSYVDPKADLTDISRAHVPDLVKGFTIEEYERMSDNRDEAIYSSYKSGLYSMKEIGKYFGLHYSRISRIIKQHYVQEAKGKI
- a CDS encoding winged helix-turn-helix transcriptional regulator, which produces MLKSQDCVVLIKLLANIGSDLSQRQLSATLGISLAEVNAGIKRLEEAGLLRKDKQGKLFPNVHAAEEFLIHSIKFLFPVKLGEYTRGTPAAIAAPMFRDKIALGNDPIPVWPDAMGEERGVALLPIHPNLSRALRENPDSAFHELLVLIDVMRSGRPRERNLAAALLKEKLNHAR
- a CDS encoding TA system antitoxin ParD family protein, with product MGIPIRIDENIYNEAKKVAAAEFRSIPNQIEYWAKLGKCALDNPDLPIEFIKDVLLSKLQDKSLAEPFQFESEGE
- a CDS encoding type II toxin-antitoxin system RelE/ParE family toxin, with translation MSDIEIRQMPAFKKVYKKLPAAYKSIVNEAVRTIINNPKIGEEKKEDLIGVYVYKFKINHQQFLLAYEWDPALRILLALDVHENFYRDLRDLKRK
- a CDS encoding GNAT family N-acetyltransferase, which codes for MFNVSIRKATPLDAEAIASVHVHSWKKAYQQFIPETVLNSLSIPERSQLWNELLNNGVTVLVLEIDNQIIGFASICTFRDNIEDNSKGEISAIYIHPNFWHQGFGRQLSLAALKTLKELGYTEALLWVLSDNNQARSFYEGIGFELNDKSKLEEFYDGGALLKEVLYKMKL